From one Musa acuminata AAA Group cultivar baxijiao chromosome BXJ2-6, Cavendish_Baxijiao_AAA, whole genome shotgun sequence genomic stretch:
- the LOC135614582 gene encoding tubby-like F-box protein 5: MPLKSLVRELKEMRDGMGSTPRRGGGGGVGGGAPATEGMMYGHSRGDARHQWSGRLEPEQQQGRWANLPPELLLDVIRRVEESEVLWPARKHVLACAAVCRSWRDITKEVVKTPEQCGRITFPISLKQPGPRDTPIQCFIRRERATSTFLLFLGLSPSLQGQNDKLLLAARKIRRATSTDFVISLTADDFSRASSSYIGKVRSNFLGTKFTVYDSQPPHDAAMSSSNRSTRRIHSKQVSPRVPAVNYGIASISYELNVLRTRGPRRIQCTMRSIPISSIQEGGSVPTPTSFLHPIISQRVCCSLAVAKGKQPAIDVSSTPASAPVRTNGEPLVLKNKAPRWHEQLQCWCLNFRGRVTVASVKNFQLVAAVDPSYGVSPAEQEKVILQFGKIGKDIFTMDYRYPLSAFQAFAICLTSFDTKPACE; the protein is encoded by the exons ATGCCGCTTAAGAGCCTCGTCCGCGAGCTGAAGGAGATGCGGGACGGCATGGGGAGCACGCCCaggagaggaggaggcggcggcgtagGAGGTGGAGCCCCCGCCACCGAAGGGATGATGTACGGGCACAGCCGTGGAGATGCCCGGCATCAGTGGTCCGGTCGACTGGAGCCGGAGCAACAGCAAGGGAGGTGGGCGAACCTTCCGCCGGAGCTGCTGTTGGATGTCATCCGGCGGGTGGAGGAGAGCGAGGTGTTGTGGCCGGCGAGGAAACATGTGCTGGCGTGCGCCGCAGTGTGCCGTTCGTGGCGGGACATCACGAAGGAGGTGGTCAAGACCCCCGAGCAATGTGGCCGGATCACCTTCCCCATCTCCCTCAAGCAG CCTGGGCCTCGAGACACTCCAATCCAATGCTTCATCCGAAGGGAGCGAGCGACGTCGACCTTCCTCTTGTTCCTCGGTCTGAGCCCAT CACTGCAAGGACAGAATGACAAGCTTTTGCTGGCAGCACGCAAGATCAGACGCGCAACCAGCACCGACTTTGTGATCTCGCTGACCGCTGATGATTTCTCTCGAGCTAGCAGTAGCTATATTGGAAAAGTGAG GTCAAACTTTCTGGGAACCAAGTTCACCGTCTATGATAGCCAGCCTCCTCATGACGCTGCAATGTCTTCGAGCAACCGTTCCACTCGAAGGATCCACTCCAAGCAAGTTTCGCCGAGAGTGCCTGCCGTCAATTATGGCATCGCTTCCATCTCTTACGAACTTAACGTCCTGCGAACTCGAGGGCCGAGGAGAATCCAGTGCACGATGCGCTCGATTCCCATCTCCTCCATCCAGGAAGGTGGGAGCGTCCCAACGCCCACGAGTTTCCTTCACCCCATTATTAGCCAACGAGTCTGCTGCAGCTTAGCGGTGGCAAAGGGCAAGCAACCTGCGATAGATGTCTCTTCCACCCCTGCAAGTGCACCTGTCCGGACTAATGGGGAGCCACTCGTTCTGAAGAACAAAGCCCCCAGATGGCATGAGCAGCTTCAGTGCTGGTGCTTGAACTTTAGAGGACGAGTCACAGTGGCTTCCGTCAAGAATTTCCAGCTCGTGGCAGCTGTGGATCCTTCCTACGGCGTTTCTCCGGCAGAACAAGAAAAAGTGATTCTCCAGTTTGGGAAAATAGGAAAGGACATTTTCACCATGGATTATCGCTATCCCCTCTCTGCGTTTCAGGCATTTGCGATTTGCTTGACAAGCTTTGACACTAAGCCAGCATGTGAATAG
- the LOC103987349 gene encoding protein RER1A, translating into MEADGAAASFPLAKWRSDFSRAFQHYLDKSTPHMTGRWLGTVGVAAIYFLRVYFVQGFYIITYGLGIYLLNLLIGFLSPLVDPEIEVSDGPALPTKGSDEFKPFVRRLPEFKFWYSITKAFCVAFAMTFFSVFDVPVFWPILVCYWIVLFVLTMKRQIVHMIKYKYVPFNVGKQKYGGKKGPGSSSLSKD; encoded by the exons ATGGAAGCCGATGGCGCAGCCGCTTCGTTTCCCCTGGCAAAGTGGAGAAGCGACTTCTCCAGGGCGTTCCAGCACTACCTGGATAAATCGACTCCTCATATGACTGGAAGATGGCTTGGTACTGTTGGAGTTGCAGCGATCTACTTCCTGCGAGTTTACTTTGTCCAGGGATTTTACATCATCACCTACGGGCTCGGGATCTATCTGCTTAATCTATTGATTGGGTTCTTGTCGCCTCTGGTGGATCCGGAGATTGAAGTTTCGGACGGCCCCGCCTTGCCTACAAAGGGCTCCGATGAGTTCAAACCCTTTGTTCGCCGTCTTCCCGAGTTCAAGTTCTG GTATTCCATAACAAAGGCCTTCTGTGTTGCTTTTGCAATGACTTTCTTCTCCGTGTTTGATGTTCCTGTCTTTTGGCCCATACTAGTGTGCTACTGGATTGTTCTTTTCGTCCTAACAATGAAGCGCCAAATTGTACACATGATCAAGTACAAGTACGTCCCATTCAACGTAGGGAAGCAG AAATATGGAGGGAAAAAGGGTCCTGGAAGCAGCAGTCTGTCCAAGGATTGA